Proteins encoded by one window of Vampirovibrionales bacterium:
- a CDS encoding type II secretion system F family protein: MPPLTIALIAFAGLLLVGAAFFLTFQSLALLFPEKDPVHSRLDSLKQLKALGGRAATPRKDLFETLVDFSTPLSQQFYRGNDRHYENVKTLLAQAGQADHDTAVNRFLAVEIAVGMVCAGFGLLGGFMIGVKNFGLGMGMVVSVGALIAGLLLGKYLALINIRSKAGKRKTEIRYTLPDTLDLMVVCVEAGLGLDSTIQRIGDETERMAPELSYEFKRLNKELNAGIQRGEAFSNLGTRSGVDELRSLCSMIVQADKLGTSVADSLRVYADDVRVRRRQKAEELAAKASTKMTIPLVFFVFPPLFIVLMAPMLISSLGSFMGGAGSALGSSVGR, from the coding sequence TTGCCACCCTTAACCATCGCCTTAATTGCGTTTGCGGGGCTCCTGCTGGTCGGGGCGGCGTTTTTTCTGACGTTTCAGTCGCTGGCGCTGCTCTTTCCCGAAAAAGATCCCGTGCATTCCCGGCTGGACTCCTTGAAGCAACTCAAGGCGCTGGGCGGTCGCGCCGCCACGCCGCGAAAAGATTTGTTCGAAACGCTCGTGGATTTTTCCACCCCCCTCTCGCAACAGTTTTACAGGGGCAACGATCGCCACTACGAAAACGTCAAGACGCTGCTGGCGCAAGCCGGTCAGGCGGATCACGATACGGCGGTCAATCGCTTCCTGGCGGTTGAAATCGCTGTGGGGATGGTCTGCGCGGGCTTTGGCCTGTTGGGCGGCTTCATGATTGGCGTCAAGAATTTTGGCCTGGGCATGGGCATGGTGGTCTCTGTGGGCGCGCTGATTGCCGGGTTATTGCTGGGAAAATATCTGGCTCTAATCAATATTCGCTCCAAGGCGGGCAAGCGGAAAACCGAGATTCGCTATACCTTGCCCGATACGCTCGATTTGATGGTCGTCTGCGTCGAGGCCGGTCTGGGGCTGGATTCCACGATTCAGCGCATTGGCGACGAAACCGAGCGGATGGCGCCCGAATTGTCGTATGAATTCAAGCGTCTCAACAAGGAGTTAAACGCCGGGATTCAGCGCGGCGAAGCGTTTTCGAACCTGGGGACGCGCTCGGGCGTCGACGAGTTGCGGTCCTTGTGCAGCATGATTGTCCAGGCGGATAAACTCGGCACCAGCGTGGCCGATTCGTTGCGCGTGTACGCCGACGACGTGCGCGTTCGCCGCCGTCAGAAGGCCGAAGAGCTCGCCGCGAAAGCCAGCACCAAGATGACGATTCCGCTGGTGTTTTTCGTGTTTCCGCCGCTGTTTATCGTGCTGATGGCCCCCATGTTGATCTCCTCGCTGGGGTCTTTCATGGGCGGGGCCGGCAGCGCGCTGGGCTCTTCTGTTGGCCGTTAG
- a CDS encoding type II secretion system F family protein: protein MGDSTLIWMIVAVALVLGLSVAIGFALFYFQRYASPEPTPMQMRLRQIKSAHAVIVEAQDESMRRLEELMRDRSYDNEAVGKVLNRFNFAASLKKQLAQAGMKMTVDKFILFFIVAPIIICLPIGLASLNIVIALLGLGVPIGSLVFLKFKKGSRTNAFIKQLPDALGLMTSALRAGHSFQSAINVIALEMRAPIGPEFSQVVNDINLGIPIKDALNRLVVSMEVPDIRMFVTAVLIQREAGGNLAEVLDKLGYTIRERFKLKGQISAATGQARMTGYMLGAAPVIVFLVLFLFMRTYVEPLYSTILGQIALGIAAFLQLIGFFVMKKIVDIRV, encoded by the coding sequence ATGGGTGATTCGACGCTTATCTGGATGATCGTCGCGGTGGCGCTGGTGCTGGGTCTCTCGGTGGCGATCGGCTTTGCGTTGTTCTATTTTCAGCGCTACGCCAGCCCAGAGCCGACGCCGATGCAGATGCGCCTGCGGCAGATTAAATCCGCCCACGCCGTCATCGTCGAGGCTCAGGACGAGAGCATGCGGCGTCTGGAAGAGCTGATGCGCGATCGCAGCTACGACAACGAGGCGGTGGGCAAAGTGCTCAACCGATTTAACTTTGCCGCCTCGCTCAAAAAGCAACTCGCGCAAGCCGGCATGAAAATGACGGTGGATAAATTCATCCTGTTTTTTATCGTCGCGCCGATCATTATTTGCCTGCCCATTGGTCTGGCGAGCCTCAATATCGTGATAGCGCTGCTTGGGCTGGGCGTGCCCATTGGTTCGTTAGTCTTTCTCAAGTTTAAGAAGGGCTCGCGCACCAACGCCTTCATCAAGCAATTGCCCGACGCCCTGGGGCTGATGACCAGCGCCTTGCGCGCAGGCCATTCGTTTCAGTCGGCCATCAACGTCATCGCGCTCGAAATGCGCGCCCCCATCGGGCCCGAATTTTCTCAGGTGGTGAATGATATTAATCTGGGCATTCCGATTAAAGACGCTTTAAATCGTCTGGTCGTGAGCATGGAAGTGCCGGATATCCGCATGTTTGTTACCGCTGTGCTGATTCAGCGTGAAGCGGGCGGCAATTTAGCCGAAGTGCTGGATAAGCTGGGCTATACCATTCGCGAGCGCTTCAAGCTCAAGGGGCAGATTTCCGCCGCGACCGGGCAAGCGCGCATGACCGGCTATATGCTGGGCGCCGCGCCCGTGATTGTGTTTCTGGTGCTGTTTCTGTTTATGCGCACTTACGTTGAGCCGCTCTATTCAACGATTCTCGGTCAGATTGCCCTGGGTATCGCCGCCTTCCTGCAATTAATCGGCTTCTTTGTGATGAAAAAAATCGTGGACATTCGCGTCTAG
- a CDS encoding CpaF family protein, translating to MSLRERLNKTRPALPGQGASTPAPGPLISANSAGGGPAAPIGASEAGGAIDTRKTAKGEHFEQLKNKIHNKLVENLVVGDDQATDRQAIVMAAFQFLEQILQQERIPMSRPEREALVGELVEEIMGYGPIEPLLLDEIISEIMINGPNQVYVEKNGKLTLSAVQFRDDAHLMHVIERIVSTVGRRVDEKVPLVDARIKAPGKPYDGSRFNAVIPPLAIDGASVTIRKFKKDAGTLDKLLGWGSMTPSMAETLVAAMKSHMNIIISGGTGSGKTTMLNSLSALIAEDERIVTIEDAAELQLQQPHVVRLESRPANIEGEGAIPIRRLLINALRMRPDRIIVGECRGGETLDMLQAMNTGHDGSLTTLHANTPRDALSRIETMCLMNDNPLPEKAIRQQISSAVHLIVQVSRLSDGQRKTTSITEIVGMEGDTVTMQEIFKYEQIGLDERGRVIGAHIATGVRPRFADRAKAKGLHLANEIFVKQSVEDMLAIKPPPAPDAPVDKPILSADEIGLFQRLRKP from the coding sequence ATGTCGCTGCGAGAACGCCTGAATAAGACGCGACCCGCCTTACCCGGACAAGGCGCGTCGACGCCTGCGCCGGGACCGCTCATCAGCGCCAATTCCGCAGGCGGCGGTCCGGCGGCTCCCATCGGCGCATCCGAAGCCGGCGGCGCGATTGATACGCGCAAAACCGCCAAGGGCGAGCATTTCGAGCAGCTCAAAAACAAGATTCACAATAAACTCGTCGAAAATCTCGTTGTGGGCGACGATCAGGCCACCGATCGACAGGCCATCGTCATGGCCGCCTTCCAGTTCCTGGAGCAGATCCTGCAACAGGAGCGCATCCCCATGAGTCGGCCCGAGCGCGAAGCGCTGGTCGGCGAACTGGTGGAAGAAATCATGGGCTACGGCCCGATTGAACCGCTGCTGCTGGATGAGATCATCTCAGAGATCATGATCAATGGGCCCAATCAGGTCTACGTCGAGAAAAACGGCAAGCTGACGCTCAGCGCCGTGCAGTTTCGCGACGACGCCCACCTCATGCACGTCATTGAGCGGATTGTCTCGACTGTAGGCCGCCGCGTCGATGAAAAAGTACCGCTGGTCGATGCGCGCATCAAGGCGCCGGGCAAACCTTACGACGGCTCGCGTTTTAACGCGGTGATTCCGCCGCTGGCAATTGACGGGGCGTCGGTCACCATTCGTAAATTCAAGAAAGACGCCGGGACACTGGATAAGCTGCTGGGCTGGGGCTCGATGACGCCTTCCATGGCCGAAACCCTGGTGGCGGCCATGAAATCCCATATGAACATCATCATCTCCGGTGGAACGGGCTCCGGTAAAACGACCATGCTCAATAGTCTGTCGGCGCTAATTGCCGAAGACGAGCGCATTGTCACCATCGAAGACGCCGCCGAGCTTCAGTTGCAACAGCCCCACGTCGTGCGGCTCGAATCGCGTCCGGCCAACATCGAGGGCGAAGGCGCGATTCCCATCCGACGGCTGCTCATCAACGCCCTGCGGATGCGCCCGGATCGTATCATCGTCGGGGAATGTCGCGGCGGCGAGACGCTGGACATGCTGCAAGCCATGAACACCGGTCACGACGGCTCGCTGACCACGTTGCACGCCAACACCCCGCGCGACGCCCTGTCGCGGATCGAAACCATGTGTCTGATGAACGACAATCCCCTGCCCGAAAAGGCCATCCGTCAGCAGATTTCTTCGGCGGTGCATCTGATCGTTCAGGTCAGCCGTCTCAGCGACGGGCAGCGTAAAACCACCAGCATCACTGAGATCGTCGGTATGGAAGGCGACACGGTCACGATGCAGGAGATCTTCAAATACGAGCAAATCGGCCTGGACGAGCGCGGGCGCGTCATTGGCGCGCATATCGCCACCGGCGTGCGGCCGCGTTTCGCCGATCGCGCCAAGGCCAAGGGGCTGCATCTGGCCAACGAGATTTTCGTCAAACAGTCGGTCGAGGACATGCTGGCCATTAAACCCCCGCCCGCGCCGGACGCGCCAGTCGACAAGCCGATTCTCAGCGCCGACGAGATTGGCCTGTTTCAGCGCTTGCGCAAGCCGTGA